One genomic region from Streptomyces sp. NBC_01304 encodes:
- a CDS encoding DUF2867 domain-containing protein, which translates to MKLPDSAHTSRPWRIHEITPDFRLYDVWALPTPGGPDDFPRLIRQTSGGDTSDNPSWVARTLFSIRWKLGKIFGWDDPDSGVGKRVPTLRDRLPADLRDGPRGPEFDRLPFTSVYLAKDEWAAEMGNRTVHGVMHLSWVEDGAGGHRGQMAVLVKPNGLFGKAYMGLIGPFRHVLVYPPLMRGIAKEWEAGRAQDSSTAP; encoded by the coding sequence ATGAAACTCCCCGACTCCGCACACACTTCCCGGCCGTGGCGGATCCACGAGATCACGCCCGACTTCCGCCTCTACGACGTGTGGGCGCTGCCGACGCCCGGCGGCCCCGACGACTTCCCGCGGCTGATCCGGCAGACCTCCGGGGGCGACACCTCGGACAACCCGTCCTGGGTGGCCCGCACCCTGTTCTCCATCCGCTGGAAGCTCGGAAAGATCTTCGGCTGGGACGACCCGGACTCCGGCGTCGGCAAGCGGGTGCCGACGCTGCGCGACCGGCTGCCGGCCGATCTGCGCGACGGGCCGAGGGGGCCGGAGTTCGACCGCCTGCCCTTCACCTCGGTGTACCTGGCAAAGGACGAGTGGGCCGCCGAGATGGGCAACCGCACCGTGCACGGGGTGATGCACCTCAGCTGGGTCGAGGACGGAGCGGGCGGCCACCGCGGACAGATGGCCGTCCTGGTGAAGCCCAACGGCCTGTTCGGCAAGGCCTACATGGGCCTGATCGGGCCGTTCCGGCATGTGCTCGTGTATCCGCCGCTGATGCGCGGGATCGCCAAGGAGTGGGAGGCCGGCCGCGCTCAGGACTCCTCGACCGCGCCGTGA
- a CDS encoding TetR/AcrR family transcriptional regulator, whose amino-acid sequence MHVRNRESQADRSARTRGALLESAARGLSRYGYGHLKLEQVAREAGYSRGALYHQFKDKQDLTLAVLDWIGETWMQQVGPQIERESEPVAALLALARGHAVYCRRTGARVATALRIEFSGQDHPVGHEVERRYEQLVKRCRRLINAGRAAGTIPPGPPARTLALAFVGALDGTVSALADRAPLDELLTARAVAGVLGLDPLAVTQT is encoded by the coding sequence ATGCATGTACGTAACCGGGAGAGCCAGGCCGACCGCAGCGCCCGCACGCGCGGCGCCCTGCTGGAGTCGGCGGCCCGAGGCCTGTCCCGCTACGGCTACGGCCACCTCAAGCTCGAACAGGTGGCACGCGAGGCCGGATACTCGCGCGGCGCGCTCTACCACCAGTTCAAGGACAAGCAGGACCTGACCCTGGCCGTGCTCGACTGGATCGGCGAGACCTGGATGCAGCAGGTGGGCCCCCAGATCGAGCGGGAGTCCGAGCCGGTGGCCGCGCTGCTCGCCCTGGCCCGCGGTCACGCCGTCTACTGCCGGCGCACCGGGGCCCGCGTGGCGACCGCGCTGAGGATCGAGTTCAGCGGCCAGGACCACCCCGTCGGGCATGAGGTCGAGCGCCGCTACGAGCAGTTGGTCAAGCGCTGCCGGCGGCTCATCAACGCCGGCCGGGCAGCGGGCACGATCCCGCCGGGACCGCCCGCCAGGACCCTCGCCCTGGCCTTCGTCGGCGCCCTCGACGGCACCGTCAGCGCGCTGGCCGACCGGGCCCCCCTAGACGAACTGCTCACCGCGCGCGCCGTGGCGGGCGTACTCGGCCTCGACCCCCTGGCAGTGACACAGACCTGA